A genomic region of Cyanobacteria bacterium FACHB-DQ100 contains the following coding sequences:
- a CDS encoding nuclear transport factor 2 family protein, whose amino-acid sequence MRVSAPLSVRSRQILFLLSLGLAIASGSVGSDRSIASTPATAPQELRQALTQLDAAANRRNVQEVLQFYSPNFTHSDGLNRRSLEQSLAQLWKQYPNLTYKTELTSWRSSANGIQAETLTQITGSQTKDGQQVKLNATLRSRQQFQNQKIVRQEVLSESNLITTGEKPPLVKVNLPEQVRTGQEFNFDAIVQEPLENDLLLGAVVQEPVNANGYLKPATVDLDLLTSGGLFKVGKAPNTAGSQWISAVLVRHGGMTMVTQRLNVIAAGSTRPAR is encoded by the coding sequence TTGAGAGTTTCTGCCCCGCTGAGCGTCCGGTCTCGGCAAATTTTATTTCTACTGAGCTTGGGTCTTGCGATCGCGTCAGGATCTGTCGGGAGCGATCGATCCATTGCTAGCACTCCAGCCACCGCCCCCCAAGAACTCAGACAAGCATTAACGCAACTCGATGCTGCTGCAAACCGTAGAAATGTGCAAGAGGTGCTCCAGTTCTATAGCCCAAACTTTACGCATTCTGATGGACTGAATCGCCGATCGCTGGAACAGTCTCTCGCGCAACTGTGGAAACAATACCCGAATCTGACCTATAAAACAGAGCTGACCTCCTGGCGATCGAGTGCAAATGGAATTCAGGCAGAGACCCTCACTCAGATTACAGGAAGTCAGACAAAGGACGGACAGCAGGTCAAATTAAACGCAACTCTGCGATCGCGCCAACAGTTCCAGAACCAGAAGATCGTGCGCCAGGAAGTTCTGTCTGAGAGCAACTTGATTACGACTGGAGAGAAGCCGCCCTTGGTGAAGGTGAATCTACCGGAGCAGGTGCGAACCGGACAGGAATTTAACTTTGATGCGATCGTGCAGGAGCCGCTTGAGAATGACTTGCTGCTGGGTGCAGTGGTGCAAGAGCCTGTCAATGCCAATGGATATCTCAAGCCTGCAACAGTCGATCTAGATTTGCTGACTTCTGGCGGATTGTTCAAAGTCGGTAAAGCACCGAATACTGCTGGATCTCAATGGATATCGGCTGTGTTGGTTCGGCATGGCGGCATGACGATGGTAACACAGCGATTGAATGTGATTGCGGCAGGATCAACTCGTCCGGCGCGATAA
- the psbA gene encoding photosystem II q(b) protein yields the protein MTTTLQRRESGNVWERFCNWVTSTDNRIYVGWFGVLMIPTLLSATICYIIAFVAAPPVDIDGIREPVAGSLLYGNNIISGAVVPSSNAIGLHFYPIWEAASLDEWLYNGGPYQLVVFHFLIGVFAYLGRQWELSYRLGMRPWICVAYSAPVSAATAVFLIYPIGQGSFSDGMPLGISGTFNFMIVFQAEHNILMHPFHMLGVAGVFGGSLFSAMHGSLVTSSLVRETTEAESQNYGYKFGQEEETYNIVAAHGYFGRLIFQYASFNNSRALHFFLGAWPVVCIWFTALGISTMAFNLNGFNFNQSILDSQGRVVNTWADMINRANLGMEVMHERNAHNFPLDLAVGDQTPVAVQAPAING from the coding sequence ATGACCACAACATTACAAAGACGCGAAAGCGGCAATGTGTGGGAGCGCTTCTGTAACTGGGTAACTTCAACCGATAACCGAATCTACGTAGGCTGGTTCGGCGTGTTGATGATCCCCACCTTACTTTCGGCGACCATCTGCTACATCATCGCCTTCGTCGCTGCTCCTCCTGTAGACATCGATGGCATCCGCGAACCCGTCGCTGGCTCCTTGCTCTACGGCAACAACATTATCTCCGGTGCTGTTGTTCCGTCCTCGAACGCGATCGGTCTGCACTTCTACCCGATCTGGGAAGCCGCATCGCTCGACGAGTGGCTGTACAACGGTGGCCCTTACCAACTCGTGGTATTCCACTTCCTCATCGGCGTATTCGCTTACCTCGGTCGCCAATGGGAGCTCTCCTACCGTCTCGGTATGCGTCCTTGGATCTGTGTTGCTTACAGCGCTCCAGTGTCTGCTGCAACGGCAGTGTTCTTGATCTACCCGATCGGACAAGGTTCGTTCTCGGATGGAATGCCCCTCGGTATCTCTGGAACCTTCAACTTCATGATCGTCTTCCAAGCCGAGCACAACATCTTGATGCACCCCTTCCACATGCTCGGCGTTGCCGGTGTATTCGGCGGATCGCTCTTCTCGGCGATGCACGGTTCACTCGTGACCTCTTCGCTGGTACGTGAGACCACCGAAGCGGAAAGCCAAAACTACGGCTACAAGTTTGGGCAAGAAGAAGAGACCTACAACATCGTGGCAGCACACGGCTACTTCGGCCGCTTGATCTTCCAATACGCCTCGTTCAACAACTCTCGCGCACTGCACTTCTTCTTGGGTGCATGGCCAGTCGTATGTATCTGGTTCACGGCACTGGGTATTTCGACGATGGCGTTCAACCTGAACGGATTCAACTTCAACCAGTCGATTTTGGATTCTCAAGGTCGCGTGGTGAATACTTGGGCAGACATGATCAACCGTGCGAACCTGGGGATGGAAGTGATGCACGAGCGTAACGCTCACAACTTCCCGCTTGACTTGGCTGTAGGGGATCAAACACCCGTTGCAGTACAAGCTCCGGCAATCAACGGCTAG
- a CDS encoding B12-binding domain-containing radical SAM protein yields MKVLLLYPLFPESFWSFNKALELIDRKASLPPLGMITVAAILPQTWEFRLIDRNVRSETDADWEWADLVILSGMIVQKPDLLQLIHEAKRRGKLVAVGGPYVTSVPDAVLGAGANFLVLDEGEITLPLLVEALERGETSGILRAPKGEKPDVSASPVPRFDLLDLNAYIEMSVQFSRGCPFQCEFCDIIVLYGRKPRTKTPAQLLTELQALYDLGWRRSVFIVDDNFIGNKRNVKLLLRELVPWMAAHKYPFRLSTEASVDLAQDEELLDLMVRANFTAVFLGIETPDTESLAMTQKFQNTRNSLVEAVQTINRKGLSVMAGFILGFDGEKPGAGDRIIQFVEATAIPKAMFGMLHALPNTALWHRLEKEGRLLASSKDLSGQQMGLMNFIPTRPIDDLAREYVNCFWELYEPSRYLARVYRHFMNMQPAPHKRPFQMLEWVELRAVLTICWRQGIKRSTRVQFWYQLFSMLRRNPGAFVPYMSNCGLLEHFLHYRQLVRSEVETQLASYLTEAAVHQTAQPDAVASEIAR; encoded by the coding sequence ATGAAAGTTTTACTTCTTTACCCGCTGTTTCCAGAGTCGTTCTGGTCTTTCAATAAAGCGTTAGAACTGATCGATCGCAAGGCATCTCTGCCTCCGCTTGGCATGATTACCGTTGCTGCTATCTTGCCGCAGACCTGGGAATTTCGGCTGATTGACCGTAATGTGCGATCGGAAACTGATGCCGATTGGGAATGGGCCGACCTGGTGATTTTATCGGGCATGATCGTGCAGAAGCCTGACCTGTTGCAGCTCATTCACGAAGCAAAACGGCGGGGTAAATTAGTAGCGGTTGGAGGCCCGTATGTCACCTCTGTACCGGATGCAGTTCTTGGTGCTGGCGCTAATTTCTTGGTGCTGGACGAGGGAGAGATTACCTTACCACTGTTGGTAGAGGCACTAGAACGGGGCGAAACCTCAGGGATTCTTCGCGCTCCTAAGGGTGAAAAGCCAGATGTATCCGCTTCTCCTGTCCCCCGTTTTGACTTGCTCGACCTCAACGCCTACATTGAGATGTCTGTTCAGTTTTCGCGAGGATGCCCCTTTCAGTGCGAATTCTGCGACATCATCGTTCTCTACGGTCGGAAGCCACGCACAAAAACCCCGGCTCAACTGCTGACAGAATTGCAAGCCCTTTATGATCTCGGTTGGCGGCGATCGGTCTTCATCGTCGATGACAACTTCATTGGCAATAAGCGCAACGTCAAACTCCTGCTCCGTGAACTGGTGCCCTGGATGGCAGCCCACAAGTACCCGTTCCGGTTAAGTACAGAAGCCTCGGTTGATCTGGCGCAGGATGAAGAACTACTAGACCTGATGGTGCGGGCAAACTTCACGGCGGTCTTTCTGGGGATTGAAACGCCCGATACAGAGAGTTTGGCCATGACCCAGAAGTTTCAAAACACACGCAATTCGCTGGTCGAAGCGGTGCAAACCATTAACCGGAAGGGCTTGTCTGTGATGGCAGGCTTTATCCTGGGGTTTGATGGTGAGAAACCGGGTGCGGGCGATCGCATTATCCAGTTTGTCGAAGCAACTGCGATTCCCAAAGCCATGTTTGGGATGCTTCACGCCCTACCCAATACCGCTTTGTGGCATCGGCTGGAAAAGGAAGGTCGTTTGCTGGCATCAAGCAAAGATCTGAGCGGGCAACAGATGGGGCTGATGAATTTTATCCCCACTCGCCCGATCGACGATCTGGCGCGGGAGTATGTCAATTGTTTTTGGGAACTGTATGAACCCAGCCGCTATCTTGCACGGGTGTATCGCCACTTTATGAATATGCAGCCAGCGCCCCACAAACGCCCCTTTCAGATGTTGGAGTGGGTGGAACTACGAGCGGTGCTAACGATTTGCTGGCGACAGGGAATCAAGCGTAGTACGCGTGTCCAGTTTTGGTATCAGCTTTTTTCCATGCTGCGGCGCAATCCAGGGGCATTTGTGCCCTACATGAGTAACTGCGGCTTGCTAGAGCACTTTCTTCACTACCGTCAATTGGTGCGTAGTGAAGTAGAAACTCAGTTAGCTAGCTATCTAACCGAGGCAGCAGTCCATCAAACAGCTCAACCAGATGCGGTAGCCAGCGAGATCGCTCGCTAG
- the recQ gene encoding DNA helicase RecQ translates to MSTSLPLALESPSLEEALKHYFGYDSFRPGQREIIEHTLSNRDQLVIMPTGGGKSICFQLPALLKPGLMIVVSPLIALMQDQVELLRDNGIAATFLNSSLSAEERRSRGRAVMEGRIKLLYVAPERLLSEDFLQGVMPHITERVGISAFAIDEAHCVSEWGHDFRPEYRQLSILRSRYPNIPIIALTATATHRVREDIVQQLNLHEPRIHVSSFNRTNLYYEVRPKTKTAYQEVVNQIKETPGAGIIYCLSRKRVEEIATRLKQDGIAALPYHAGLDAETRKENQTRFIRDDVRVIVATIAFGMGINKPDVRFVIHYDIPKNIEGYYQESGRAGRDGEPSTCTLFYSYADVKTIEYIISQKVDPNIGDPLEDEQRIATQQLRRVINFAEATECRRTIQLSYFGEDFPGNCDNCDNCKYPKPVEDWTVAAQKFLSCIARFDQRGRTFGMAHTIDVLRGSKNDRVMKNNHNTLSTYGIGKDISAEEWKLLGRSLIHQRLVDETTDGYSVLKLNELSWEVLRGQRSVMVAIDKPKSALTVPTISVVDTPESEALFDRLQKLRKRLADEQSVPPYVVFSNASLRLMSQQQPQTRQQFLNISGVGSRKLAQYGEVFLTEIRSFRQENGLPIQTETTPEPTVIQLDPKVTKLDSVPVPPSANEATYTQLYTLELFQRGKKPADIAEERNLRLSTVMTHLAELIEMKYPIDLDRLVARDRQAKILEAVQQADEFSLAKIRERLDETYGWDEIRLVRSWWNAQQH, encoded by the coding sequence ATGTCTACGTCCTTGCCGCTCGCACTCGAATCTCCATCGCTCGAAGAGGCACTCAAACATTACTTTGGGTATGACAGTTTTCGTCCAGGTCAGCGCGAAATTATCGAACACACACTCTCAAATCGCGATCAGTTGGTGATTATGCCAACCGGGGGCGGGAAGTCGATTTGTTTTCAGCTTCCAGCCTTGCTCAAACCCGGATTGATGATCGTAGTGTCTCCACTAATTGCATTGATGCAGGATCAAGTGGAATTGTTACGCGATAACGGGATTGCAGCGACGTTTCTCAATAGTAGTTTGTCGGCAGAAGAACGCCGATCGCGAGGACGCGCTGTAATGGAAGGACGAATTAAGCTGCTTTACGTTGCACCGGAGCGATTGCTAAGCGAGGACTTTTTGCAAGGTGTAATGCCCCATATTACAGAGCGCGTAGGGATTTCAGCATTTGCGATCGACGAAGCGCACTGTGTTTCTGAATGGGGGCACGACTTTCGACCGGAATATCGCCAATTAAGCATTCTACGATCGCGCTATCCCAACATTCCAATCATTGCTTTAACGGCAACGGCGACGCATCGAGTTCGAGAAGACATTGTTCAGCAGTTGAACTTACATGAACCACGAATTCATGTTTCGAGCTTTAATCGAACCAACCTTTATTACGAAGTCCGCCCGAAAACAAAGACTGCTTATCAAGAAGTGGTTAACCAAATTAAAGAAACTCCGGGCGCAGGCATTATTTACTGTTTGAGCCGAAAACGAGTTGAGGAAATCGCTACAAGATTAAAGCAGGATGGAATTGCAGCACTTCCTTATCATGCAGGACTAGACGCAGAAACCCGTAAAGAGAATCAAACGCGATTTATTCGGGATGATGTGCGGGTGATTGTGGCAACGATCGCATTCGGCATGGGAATTAACAAGCCGGATGTTCGATTTGTGATTCACTACGATATTCCCAAAAATATCGAAGGCTACTATCAAGAATCAGGCAGAGCCGGACGAGACGGAGAACCTTCGACTTGTACCTTGTTTTATAGCTATGCTGATGTGAAAACGATCGAGTACATCATTTCGCAAAAAGTTGATCCAAACATAGGCGATCCGCTTGAGGATGAACAGCGCATTGCAACACAACAATTGCGCCGAGTGATCAACTTTGCAGAAGCAACCGAATGCCGCCGCACGATTCAGCTTTCCTACTTTGGTGAAGACTTCCCCGGAAACTGCGATAACTGCGATAACTGCAAATATCCAAAACCTGTCGAAGATTGGACAGTTGCTGCACAGAAATTTCTCTCTTGTATAGCGCGATTTGATCAACGGGGTCGAACCTTTGGAATGGCACATACGATCGATGTTCTTCGCGGCTCTAAAAACGATCGTGTGATGAAGAACAATCACAACACACTCAGCACCTATGGGATTGGTAAAGATATCAGTGCTGAAGAATGGAAGCTGTTAGGTCGATCGCTGATTCATCAAAGATTAGTGGATGAGACCACAGACGGTTATTCAGTGCTGAAATTAAATGAATTAAGTTGGGAAGTGCTGCGGGGACAGCGATCGGTGATGGTTGCCATTGATAAACCCAAGTCTGCATTAACGGTTCCAACCATTTCTGTGGTTGATACGCCCGAATCTGAAGCATTGTTCGATCGTTTGCAAAAACTACGGAAGCGGTTAGCCGATGAACAATCCGTTCCGCCTTATGTCGTGTTCTCGAATGCAAGCTTACGGTTGATGTCGCAGCAGCAGCCCCAAACTCGTCAACAGTTTCTTAACATCTCCGGGGTTGGAAGCCGCAAGCTAGCCCAGTATGGGGAAGTATTTCTGACAGAAATTCGATCGTTCCGCCAGGAAAACGGTTTACCCATTCAGACCGAAACCACACCGGAGCCAACCGTTATTCAGCTTGACCCAAAAGTCACAAAGCTCGACTCGGTTCCAGTTCCGCCGAGTGCGAATGAAGCAACTTACACTCAGCTTTACACGCTTGAACTATTTCAGCGCGGCAAGAAGCCTGCGGACATTGCCGAGGAGCGAAATCTCCGACTTAGTACAGTGATGACGCATTTAGCAGAACTAATCGAGATGAAATATCCGATCGATCTCGATCGCTTAGTCGCCCGCGATCGACAAGCTAAAATTCTCGAAGCGGTTCAGCAAGCCGATGAATTCTCACTGGCTAAAATTCGTGAGCGATTAGATGAAACTTACGGATGGGATGAAATTCGACTGGTGCGATCGTGGTGGAATGCCCAGCAGCATTAG
- the pyrC gene encoding dihydroorotase, producing the protein MQKLTITRPDDWHLHLRDGAALKAVLPHTVRQFARAIVMPNLKPPVRSVADAAAYRDRILAAVPQGQSFDPLMTLYLTDNTSPEEIIAAKASQFIKAVKYYPAGATTNSDLGVTDIRRCDRVFEAMQQVDLPLLLHGEVTDHEVDIFDREKVFIDRHLIPLKQRFPSLRVVLEHITTSDAVQYVLSANNIAATITPQHLLFNRNSLFQGGIRPHFYCLPVLKREQHRSALLQAAISGNPKFFLGTDSAPHSRNSKENSCGCAGCYSALHAMELYAEAFESVDALDKLEAFASFYGADFYQLPRNTEQITLTKTTWLVPDELLFPESGLVPLLAGQEMTWQMA; encoded by the coding sequence ATGCAAAAGCTTACGATTACCCGACCTGACGACTGGCATCTCCATCTGCGCGACGGTGCAGCGTTAAAAGCAGTGCTGCCACATACAGTGCGTCAGTTTGCCCGCGCGATCGTCATGCCAAACTTGAAGCCTCCCGTCCGCTCGGTGGCTGATGCCGCAGCCTATCGCGATCGCATCCTTGCAGCAGTTCCACAGGGACAATCGTTCGATCCTCTGATGACGCTCTACCTGACGGACAACACAAGTCCTGAAGAGATTATTGCGGCAAAAGCATCCCAGTTTATTAAAGCCGTCAAATATTACCCTGCTGGGGCAACGACCAATTCAGACCTTGGAGTGACGGATATTCGCAGGTGCGATCGCGTCTTTGAAGCGATGCAGCAGGTAGACCTGCCTTTGCTCCTGCATGGGGAAGTGACCGATCACGAGGTTGATATCTTCGATCGCGAGAAGGTGTTTATCGATCGACATTTGATCCCGCTCAAGCAACGATTTCCCAGCCTGCGCGTCGTTCTTGAACACATTACTACCTCAGATGCCGTGCAGTATGTCCTCTCTGCAAACAACATTGCTGCAACCATCACGCCCCAACATTTGTTATTTAACCGCAATAGCCTATTCCAAGGCGGCATTCGCCCCCATTTTTATTGCTTGCCAGTCTTGAAACGAGAGCAGCATCGATCGGCGCTTTTGCAAGCAGCAATCTCTGGGAATCCTAAGTTTTTCCTAGGCACCGATAGCGCCCCTCATTCTCGGAATAGCAAAGAAAATTCCTGTGGCTGTGCGGGTTGCTATTCGGCTTTGCACGCGATGGAGTTGTATGCAGAAGCATTTGAGAGCGTCGATGCCCTTGATAAACTTGAAGCTTTCGCGAGCTTCTATGGGGCAGATTTCTATCAACTTCCACGCAACACTGAACAGATTACTTTGACCAAAACGACCTGGCTTGTTCCTGATGAGCTGCTATTTCCAGAATCCGGTCTTGTGCCCTTACTAGCAGGTCAAGAAATGACTTGGCAAATGGCTTGA
- a CDS encoding lipase family protein, whose translation MQSTHTRPDEHSYFCRGIVMNYLCKYFRRLEDREQLERGKFDTQIPPLEVAFPAGKTAYDVGIAWWLAQCSSLAYENKITVVTELKDVGFDRIFLFDTKGTQAFLATHPGVNGGGRFAVLAFRGTEQDSIDILTDINCVTRLFPDENLLENTGLQKESAEKLPNLYAHGGFVEGIENIWGTALRKEIEDLCNEPNVGIEWLGAPGVSNALLDLYKQSNNIPLYLTGHSLGGALATLAAHKLLVYTESFQVTALYTFGSPRTVQQPLADKINEKFEERSDRGVNFRSHRVVNFIDVVPRLPPRVPVLLDFRHIKNLVYFPCDRRHKEQAMGNEVKGVWDAIKGVWDAIKGFLGDTGVLLILMLEFVLSQATRLICTVLALVGIRRALKQRKIFKQKEIEIEPYVPRTLKRHKISEYIRHLETDLRFRGDLPPHDIIV comes from the coding sequence GTGCAATCGACACATACGCGCCCGGATGAACACAGCTATTTCTGCAGGGGTATTGTTATGAACTACCTTTGCAAATATTTTCGCAGGCTTGAAGATCGAGAGCAATTAGAACGAGGTAAATTTGATACGCAGATTCCGCCTTTAGAAGTAGCTTTTCCGGCAGGTAAAACAGCCTATGATGTAGGCATCGCCTGGTGGTTAGCTCAATGTTCAAGCCTAGCTTATGAGAATAAAATTACCGTTGTCACTGAGTTAAAGGATGTGGGCTTTGATCGCATTTTTTTATTTGATACCAAAGGTACACAGGCGTTTTTAGCAACTCATCCTGGCGTGAATGGAGGCGGCAGGTTTGCCGTGCTAGCTTTTCGGGGAACAGAGCAAGACTCGATCGATATCCTGACCGATATTAACTGCGTTACGAGATTGTTTCCAGATGAAAATCTGTTGGAAAATACAGGATTACAAAAGGAATCAGCCGAGAAACTTCCTAATCTTTATGCCCATGGAGGCTTTGTAGAAGGTATCGAAAATATCTGGGGCACGGCTTTAAGAAAAGAAATTGAAGATCTTTGTAACGAGCCAAACGTAGGGATAGAGTGGCTTGGTGCGCCGGGGGTAAGTAATGCCTTGCTTGACTTATATAAGCAATCTAACAATATTCCGCTTTACCTTACAGGACATAGCTTGGGCGGTGCTTTAGCTACATTGGCAGCTCACAAATTGCTAGTGTATACAGAGAGTTTTCAGGTGACAGCACTGTATACCTTTGGCTCACCCAGAACTGTTCAGCAACCTCTAGCCGACAAGATCAATGAGAAGTTTGAAGAGCGATCGGATCGGGGTGTGAATTTCCGATCACATCGGGTTGTGAATTTCATTGATGTTGTGCCTCGTTTACCACCGCGAGTTCCAGTTCTTCTAGATTTCCGTCACATCAAGAATTTGGTTTATTTCCCATGCGATCGCCGTCATAAGGAACAAGCAATGGGAAACGAAGTCAAAGGCGTTTGGGATGCAATCAAAGGCGTTTGGGATGCAATCAAAGGCTTTTTGGGAGATACAGGTGTCCTTCTAATCTTGATGCTTGAGTTTGTGTTATCGCAAGCAACACGCTTGATCTGCACAGTTCTCGCTCTGGTGGGAATCCGCAGAGCCCTTAAGCAGAGGAAAATATTTAAGCAGAAGGAAATAGAAATCGAGCCCTATGTTCCTCGCACACTCAAAAGGCATAAGATTTCTGAATATATTCGCCATTTAGAAACTGATTTGCGATTTCGAGGTGATCTACCGCCGCACGACATTATCGTTTAG
- a CDS encoding inositol monophosphatase has product MNSRQLEIFLDIATEAALAAGAVLQTHWGKLEDIREKGRPGDLVTEADRAAEDAVLSVLKRHVPEHPILAEESGQLGDRQSEFLWAIDPLDGTTNYAHQYPFVAVSIGLLIEGVPQVGVVFNPIHQELFRAAKGLGATCNRRSLRVSSTTELEKSLLVTGFAYDRRQTPDTNYPEFAHLTHLTQGVRRDGAAALDLAYVAAGRFDGYWERGLSIWDIAAGIVLVEEAGGKVTAYDQTSMQLSSGRILATNGRIHDRLSAELLHVQAH; this is encoded by the coding sequence ATGAATTCTCGTCAATTAGAAATTTTCCTCGACATCGCCACCGAAGCCGCTCTTGCTGCTGGAGCCGTTCTCCAAACCCATTGGGGCAAACTCGAAGACATTCGCGAAAAAGGTCGTCCCGGAGATTTAGTCACCGAAGCCGATCGCGCTGCTGAAGATGCAGTTCTCTCGGTTCTCAAGCGCCATGTGCCAGAGCATCCAATTTTGGCAGAAGAATCTGGGCAATTGGGCGATCGACAAAGCGAATTTCTCTGGGCGATCGATCCGCTCGATGGCACGACGAATTACGCCCATCAATACCCGTTTGTTGCGGTGTCGATCGGCTTACTGATCGAAGGAGTGCCGCAAGTGGGTGTGGTATTTAATCCGATCCATCAAGAACTATTCCGCGCTGCAAAAGGATTAGGGGCGACTTGTAATCGGCGGTCGCTCCGCGTGTCCTCTACAACTGAACTAGAGAAAAGCTTATTGGTGACGGGATTTGCTTACGATCGAAGACAAACTCCAGACACCAACTACCCAGAATTCGCGCATCTGACCCACCTTACTCAAGGCGTGCGACGCGATGGAGCCGCAGCACTCGACCTCGCATACGTGGCAGCCGGTCGATTCGATGGATATTGGGAGCGGGGATTATCAATCTGGGATATCGCAGCCGGAATTGTTCTCGTCGAAGAAGCAGGCGGCAAAGTGACTGCCTATGACCAAACTTCTATGCAGCTTTCATCCGGAAGAATTCTTGCCACGAATGGAAGAATTCACGATCGCCTCAGTGCTGAACTGCTACACGTTCAAGCCCATTGA